aaaataggcgaaatataagtaacaacctgtacctagttatgtagaaaaaaacgtccttgttatcctccgtatgtaattttttcagtactttcgcgatttttttctgtgccggcaaataagtccgAGGTTGCCCAGTGCTAGCTTTAGCTGCTACGGGGACGTGTATCTACCACTGCATAGAGATTAATGGAACTTGTCTTTACTTGAGATCGTAGAAGTGTCCCGTcgtgtgtatttcaggttaatatgaaaaaggctGGTCCCTACTAGCATTTCTAGCGATCcgttacatattcacagttgtaacccaagtagcaggaagcaaaatagccattaagaAGAAGCGACATTTGCACTACTTAATGTTCGCGATTATGGAATTAATTAGAAtatcaatataactaaaatgtatatgtattaagtaagatttttttcccatatttcacagttatgtgtaatttttacaagacttgcatttaaataggtaagGTCCAGTCCGcttgattaaatatgaaataaatgcggTAGCATTTCAGATGGTCGATAATAtgccctctcactctcacgttATTCCTCTCAGGTTTATTACCGGAATTTTACCGATAGTTAcggcaaaggttaaaggttatgggTCAGATGTCATCACGAAGTGCATCCCActcatttaactgtttctcCGTGGTACTGCACTTCCATGGTTCGGAGTGCATAGTCCCAAGCATTGCCTGGAGTGCGTATTCCGGAGCACGGTAGTGTGGAGCATGGAAGtttgcggtttgggacacagcctcCTGACTGCAATTCGTCATTGTGAATGTCACTCAGCGGTGACGTAGCGGATAGAAATGGCGTCAGATTTGAAAATTGAAACTAGCAGAGGTGGAGTTTGAAACGGTTGCTATAGCGTTTGCTGTGATTTTGCATGTAACACAATATCATTAGAATACTAGTTTAGGATATTACTATTGTGAAAAGAATgaggagaaggagcagcagtagtagcGGCAAGTGCACGTCAAGACGGCGTAATGACAGTTTGGGTTTTGACGAATTTGGTTTCGCCCTGAGTAagaaaaaagaccaaaaacTGCAACATCGAAGTCATGATTACAGGTAACGTTAGCCTTTCTAACTTTAATATGTGCACTGGTTTTTCTGCTAAGATTAAACATTCTAGGTTAAGTAGTAGCAGTAATTAAATCAGTACAACAAATGTCATCCTTTGTTTTGTAACGTCAATTCGCCTGTGAAGTgcgccttttgtttgtttgtctttgtagTTTAACAACAGCAGGGAGTTTTACTGTATTTAGTTACTAAACAAATTTGTTTCTGACAGCTACCCGCAACCAAACACCGTTAGGGTTAAGGAGTTGTGCGAACTTCTCAGCTACTGGAATGGATCCAGCTTCATTTGCAGAAACCAGGTAAAATATTCTGATCCACGTGTTATTGACGATTATTATGAGGGAACATTAGACAACGGGAATACGCCCTGCAGGTTAAAGGTGAGAGGTGCGCTCCTTTCTTCAGTGCTTtgattttttacagtctctggcttTGACACGTTTGCCATTTAGGAAGAGTGATTACGTCTaattatttgctgaaaataaagcatttgtggaaaataaaaatggttgttcTTCCCCTgactcctgtgtgtgttagcatctGTTCCAACCTTAATGTCCATTCTTGAAGGATAAAGAGCGGTTCTTTTGCTTTTAGACAGCCTTTTTGTGACaaaacgctcaccacacattggttaaggcggagagggagagaacgatCACTCAGCTGGTAGTGTTCATGGGTAGAAGAAACATATGGGAGGACCTTTACTCTCCGACCCCTGGACTTCCACCGATGCACTTAACTGGGAGAGaaacatgcatgtgtctgtttgcaGCTTTTTAAACAGAGTTTACTTTAACATAACACAGATGTTATGATATGCGACTTTGTTTGAACCAAACTGTAGCAATAGGCCCTGTGATGGATTCTAGGGATTGCCAATGATAATGGGGTCATATCAGCTGAAAATGACTCAAAGTAAACCTACTGGTATTGGCCCAATGCTGAGATTTTGACCAACATTCGCACACCAGCCAGGGGGTGaatttttgcccccccccccccagatgctgtaaatgaaatgaaagcttcATTCTAAAAAAATTGCTTAATCAATCATGTGATTGTTAATCAGCAGCTTAAccagccttttaaaaattaatttctttgggTTTGCCATTTTACCAGCCAAAGTCATAAACCAGGCTATACAGAGACTCACGCTCTTTGCTTAATAATAAAGTCAGCCaggtgaaatattttgtttgtgcaAATGCCTGAATGTGTGATATTTTGCTGTAATAAGTTGCTGTCTGTGCTAATCTACTTTTTGTATGAGTTTGGtttcagtttgcatttgtgccgTAATGCATAAGGTATTGTCATCTGCCAACACGGGCGGACAATCATCAGACATCGGCGCACAGTTTCCACATCCATAATCGTTTCTACTTTATAATTCATTCAGCCGCGGCTCTGCAACTTTGCATTGGACGTTGGCCTGAAGCTAAGACTTCCATTTTGCGCATTTTTATCCCTCAGATTGAACGTTTCATCAGGATTGGCATCCCCCCTGCTCTCCGAGGGCAGGTGTGGAAGTGTCTCCTCAGCACGGATGCCCTCAGGGACACCAGCTCTTTCAGTTACCaggtatacatttttattctttacattaccggcatttagcagacgctctcatccagactTACACAACGTAtacgtagcatttacattgcacccatttatacagctgattATACACTGaaggcaatgcaggttaagtaccttgctgaagggtacaacggcagtgtcctacctgggaatcgaacctgcgatctttaggttacaagactagctCCTTACGTATTATACTACATTCTACCGCCCACAATTCTTCACAATCACTGTATACTACAGCACGCAATCAGAAGAGGGGTGGAAAACTGACTGGAAAGGTGATTTAACTTGCCCAAGGCAGAATGGTTAGGGTTTGCTGAATTTGTATTGGTTTTGCTAAGGTGTTTTCCAGAAATAATGTCACAAAGATTGGTGAAACGGTGCGCAAATGGCTCAGAGCTAACCAATAAAGGGAAAGCAGAACTTGCATTTTAAAGGTGCTTACTTTAAAGACTATAATAACAGTGTATGCCAACTCTTGTGGAGAAAAAGACATCTGTAGCCAGAGGAAGGCTTCGGATGAAACGTGTCGCTTCTAGCACCGTCTTTGCTTTCGTTAAAATGCGTGCGTCTCCAGTGCCTGAAAGGCTGCAAAGCAcagtcctggaaggccacaGTGCCTACAGGTTTTTGTAATTTCCTTTTTAATCGGCTGGCCAATTTAGGCCTTAGAAACAGGGTGTGTGGCCAGTCAACAACCGAGGAAAGAATGAAACGTTTAAGCACAGAAACGCAAGGGAAACCAGCAGGCGCTGAGGGCCCTGCAGGATTTGAGTTCAAGGTCCATCCATGTTATCGGAGCTGTCGCACTCCGTTAAAGGGAAAGCGTCTCTGAAGCGACAGCCTCGCTCTCTCCGCTGCGCAGAAGTGCCTGAGGGAGATCCGGGGGCCCCTGGTCGACCTGGGGGTGAGCGAGTACAGCATCCTCTCGGCCATCGCCACCCTCAGCGAGACCGAGAACGAGATGGGCtgcgccccctcgcccccccagccccccgagGCCTCGGTCTTCTCCTGCAGCGACGTGGCCATCTTCCGTCAGATAGCGCTGGACCTCCGTGAGTGCCCTCCGTCACTCGTCTGTTCTCCGCTTGCcgttttaaatatgcaaatccGGGAAACTGTCACAGCTGTAGCGGAGGAACTCTAAACGTGATGAAATAAAGGCTGCTCAGGttcatgaggtaaaaaaataaaatgcagttaaagtaactccaaaaataatttgtatggTGATAATATGTTTCTGGGGGGCTGTATATATGAACAGATTACaacataaatatcagtttttacGTCAAGCTGGAACTTCTTTCCTTGAGTGCAGCGGTATCAGGCTGAATGTCCCATTGGAAATAGTTCCCAGCAAAAATTagataaaaaatgttctttaataaatgtaattatttgaagAATCAATGGGTAATATACTCATATGCAACCtctgttgtatgtgtgtgtgtgcacgtgtgtgtgtgttaccctcTGCCATACAGCCTCTCTCACATGGTATGGTAAACATGACATGATAAACGTGGCCTATGGAGAGCTCTCACTGGCATTACCTTTGGACCAAACTGGGTCACAGTTTCTCATTATGTAAAGCActctttattaattattttatatggcCAGTTTGCATTTTAGTTTGGAAATGGAAGGTATCGGTGCTTCTCACCATAGAAGTCATATTGCTTTGCAGTGTTCTTTTTTAGGTTcttaagtttgttttttttatatgtatacatacatacatgcatacatacataaagaGAGTTGGCATGTATAGCTGTTCAGCTGTTTCATTCATAAGTTAGTTGACGGTATGTAAACAGTGATAAAATAGACTTGCCCCTGTTTGCAACCTTTACAAATGCTTCACCAGCTCAAAATTCAGACACTAATGCGTTTTTACTTGTAGGATAAAATGGCCGTAACTTTCGTATGACTGAAGCCACTGAAAGGTTTGCGCGTCCTGTGGGAAACGCGTGACCGGCTCCATTGATTTAGTTTTGAATCCTGGCTTTGTCCTACGCCGTTTAGCGCTTCATACCTATAACGCCTCGAGCCCCCGACAGGAAGTCAGTTTGCTTTTTCCCCGAGGTTGAGGGAAGTgcgtgttgtgtttttttttttttttgctaatcgCGCGTTTTGTGTTCAGAGAGGTCGTTTCCCACCCACCGCTCCCTCATGGGCGACTCCGCGGAGGCCATCGAAGGCCAGGCCAAGCTCTTCAGAGTGCTGACCGCCTACGCCAGGTACAACCCGCTCATTGGCTACTGCCAAGGTGAGTCTGCCACTGCACACCTGCGTTACAACAAACAGGTCCACACGACTTAgtaatatttctttctttctttctttctttgtgtacAATAAATTTTATTCGTACTcattttcttctatttttatttatttattcatttaaaatttttattttaatttatttttaacaacaaTGCAGACTATTCATGTGTTGAATGTTTTCGTGCTTTTGTTGTATAAATCccacttgttttctgtttgctttttatacatttctctTGAGCTGACCCTGGTTAAATATACTATAAGCaataatatatgtgtgtgaatttgtttcCCTGTCAAATACAGATTAATGAATGTCTtgatgtttgatgtttgatAAAATGCTTGGTGAATGCCTGGACTTATGTTTCTAATCTCTGCCATTGTGatacatgttttattgtaaaatttcattttactaTTCACTATCTTAAACAACAGTGAGAATAGCGTGGATATTTTCTTTATGGTAAAAGGAATACTTTTAAGAACTGGATTTGTAATGGCTACTGGATGGCTCATccagttaaggcactgttctggtGTATGGATAGGGCCATATAGCCAGGTGAGGAATTCGGACCACCCCCGTGCTGACTGCTCGGTGATGCTCAGTTGGCTCTAGTGTCACTCAGGGATGGGAGTGTTTCAGTCTCCCGGGATTACTGGTCCGCTCGTTAGGCTGCAGGTGAagcgtcttcctctgactcatgtctgtgcgagCCTGACTTGTGAATTGCCGCACGATAAGAATCGGTTGCTGAcgtcacatgcttcagaggagagcgctTGCTTTGCTGTCCCCTCAAAAGATTGCGGAAGTTGTGTCAATGAGTGCTGGGAAAAATCTGTTTGGCAAATAGAGGGGAGGTCAAAATTGGAATGTATACATCTTCATTAAACAAACACTAGTAAAAATCATAAATGATTTGGCTGtgcatttttcagtgtcagTTGACGGTATGAAAACTATGTCTGGTTTTTGAATGGTGGTAATCAAGTTTACTTTTTTGCCACAGGGTGGCAGCAGCATACAGTTTACGCGCTCCTGGGCTGTTGCACCCAAATCACGAgttctaaattaaaaatgcaaaatactgTATAGCGGGACAGAGAAAATCTTGCAGGTAAGACATGTTGCTGTATttgtctctctttttgtttgtctAGGAATGTCCTACATCGCAGCAGTGCTTCTCATGAACCTGGCTGAGGAGGAGGCGTTCTGGGCTCTTGTGGCACTGTTAGAGAAACCTAAATACCTGTCAGGGCTGTTTGACCACTCACTGGACAAGTAAGGGCTCTCAGTCCAATTAAGTCTCTAGCAGGCTCCACTTGGACATGCTAATGCACTATaagttttgtctgtttttcaggAACTGCTTTGACGGGGTGGAGATGGTTAAAGTGGGGGTGCTGAGTTACTATTATATTTAGTTGCTCATATTCCGCATATGGATGGCATGAGAAATGTTTCCCGGGAAAGCAGAAGGTTCTGTTTTCCATCGAAGGTCTCCGAGACATTTGCTGAAAATCGTGAAATGGAACAgcgtgcttctttttttttttttgcatttcccaAAGgcggagggggtgtggcctgccTAATCCTGCCGTCTTTTCTCATTGGTAGGATCCAGCACCAGGCGAGGGTCTTCCACCAGCTCCTGAAGCACAGAAAACCCCAGCTCTCCCAGCACATAGTGAGCGATGTCCTCTTTCACAGCAGCACTGGCTCAAAGGGCACGGGTGCCAGACACCTTCGCCCCTCTGCGTCCGCACAGTTGCGGCGGCTCAGATTGGGCTCCTGCAGCCTCGTGGGTCCTACCAGGTTTTTAATCGGCTTTGGTCAGTGGATGTTTGCGTCACTAGGGCGAATTTTGGCAGGGAGAGCCGAAGTTTCCTCAGACGCGTCTTTGCGTGAGTGCCTGGATTTGGCGAAGCTTCCGTCTGTGGTCCCTGAGCCGGTGAAAATGGGTCAAACCCAGTTGCGTAACGGCAGCGCGGTGGCGCGGCGCGGCGTCGCGCGGGATTTGGAATCGGAGCAGGTCGCCCCGAGTAGCGGCGCTGAGTCGGCTTGAGTCGTTGCCGGCACACGATCATGATTTGTCGGGAGTGACCGGCGATTGGTTCGTTAGCGATGGACACGCAGAGCACGCCGGCGAGCTTCCCTCCGATCGGAGTGCCAGCCTGGTCAGCCTCAGTGCTGTAAGGCTGTGGGCTAGTAACCTGAGGCTAGAATTTTCCGGTTTTATGAGGACATTTGAATGCAAGTGCTCCATGCCGTCCATTTGCATGGACAGACACCGGGCCCGGGTCTGAACAGCTGCCTAACAGCCCAGACCTGCTCAGCACATGTGAAATCCTTCTTGAGCTGGTAAAGTGAAAAAAGCTCCTGCGTTTCCCCTCGAACTTGAGACGTGTGCAAACTAGATGGAGGCTCTGTCTGAGTCTGGGCGAAATTGAGTCTCTTTTCAAATGGAATGTTTCTACTGGAGGGTCAAGTTTGTCACGGTGCTCAATTTCTGGCCCAGGTCTTAGGAATCCGTGATTGAGAATGATTCTCAATTGTCTAGTTTCAGAAAGCAGTCatgcattaaatgttttttttttttttttgccaattccCAACCTCAGGACGCTTTGTGattttacacattacacaccgTCCTTTTACACCGTTCAAAGTGCCCTGGCACGATTGAGATTaaacctttgaagagtaggctttttggaatgtttttttttttttccaaaatgcacttagtgttctagaaccccatgcctttcagttaccagtagtgactgtgacatcagcattagaacgttcagttaagaacattctaatcgcaggTTTGTGATCTCGCACCTTAAAAGGGTTTGGTTGAGTGCCTTAATCATCGAGCCCCCTGGCCTCCCATCTCGTTCGGGCGCTCGCGGACAAAGGTGCGCGCGATTGGCCGCGGAGAACGCGAGAACGGGAGCCGGCAAACAATGGTGTGGGAAACACTTGAGAGGTCGCTTTTGCCCGGAACAGATGGCCAAGAGACGCACTTCGTTTGGCTGTTAAAGAGCACCAATGCGATCCCGAGTGAGAGCGAGCGATCTTTGCTCcgaggtaatttttttttttgcaaggatCGCAGATCctggacaagaaaaaaaaaaagatgttacaTATTCATTGTGATTTTATCTGATGTATGCTTAAGTGGTGTCTACCCATTCTGCTTTAAAGATTTGAAGGCTGTCCGCTTTGCAATTAGTAGTGGATGGGCAgaatgtcccagcatgcaccggggCCTCACTCTGTTCTCCCTTTGGATTGGCTCATCTGCAGCCCTCTCAGCCAGTCTCCTCTaacaggaggagcaggagcccTGTGGGTCCACTCAGCCGGTCCTCCTCTaacaggaggagcaggagcccTGTGGGTCCACTCTGAGGCCCAGCCAGCCGGTGATTCCAGCGTCACGTCTGAAGGACAGAGATCAGCAGTATTGGGGTGTTACTGTCCTAACACAGGGCAGAATTACTGCAGACATGAGGATACTGTGGCTCTGACACAGCAAATAACAGCGATCTCTTtacccttctctttctctttacccttctctctttctctctctctctgtccctgttttCTGCCTCTGTCTTCTGTCCCTATCTCTCCCCCATCCCgatctctcggtctctctctttttctctgtgaatGTACACAAGAACAAAATGAAGTGCCTCATTAGCTAGACCATGAAGTATAGTACACAGCTGTTACACCACGCTACTGTGCTGTGTAGTAAAAagatgtgctctctctctctctctctttctctctgcctctccctcttctctgtctctctctctcttcgtcccccccccccctctctcaggaggATTTGGGGGTGTCGTCGCTGCACTTTGTGATGCCCTGGTTCCTGACGCTCTTCACCTCCCTGCCCTGCTGGGACTCGGTGCTGGCCGTGTGGGACCTCATCATGCTGCAGGGTGAGacccgtacccccccccccccacccccccttaacCCTCAGCGCCCTGTATTCCCCCGGCCCAATCGCATGCCTCGCTCCGGCGAGAACACCGCCGTCTCAAAACGTAAGAAGCGCATGAACTCACCGGTCTGTCCGGAAACGCAGAGGCAGTCGGGAGCTGGGATTAGCCTCCGCGCACGTGTTTTCAGACGGGCCGGCCCGTTTTGATCGACGTACAGCCGTTAATTGGCGATTAGGGAGGCGGAACCCTCGCGGGTGTTTTTCCTCTTGCTTGGAGACGGGTTAATCTGTTTGACGTGTGTCCCATCAATCAAACATTAAACTCCGCTTTTATTAGCGTCCGCCGGCGGTGTTCGCTAACGGTCGATGCGAACGGTCGATGGCCGACCCTGGAAACGTCCGGCCTTGGCCTTGGCCCTTGTGACAGCGCTCGCGTCCCCGTTCGcgtttgttgggggggggggggcgttctgCAAGTCTTGGATCGGCCGAGAGGCATACCTGGATAATCTGAGGGAACGACGCTGGGCGTCGAGCAGCCAATTTGAAGGCCTCTGGGATTTGGAGCGCGAATCGAACGAAGCGGCGGTTGAAAGCGCGGTCGAGCGGCCCGGCCGGGGCACATCTGGTCCCCGCCGCGGAGGCGCCGGCTGCAGCCGGGCTGGGAGCGAGGCGGCACATCTGCATTCGGATGTGGAACAGAAATCGACTGATTACGTAACTTGTGTGAAACTATCCcgtgacattttaatgaaaacacaTGAATTGAAAGGCTTTTTAGTGTTGCCCCTAGGATTCTTCTTCTGCAGCGGTGGATGGGTTCTCAGGTTTGTGGTCAAACTcaatgttacacacacacacacacacatacacacacacacatgtgcatgcacgcacacgcatgttcAGCTGATTCGTGCCTCAACTGGTTCACCGATGTTTGTGCCAGCATCTCCTTCACGTGTACCATACCCGTCTTCCTCCACTCGTACGCGTTTACCGCTCGCTATGGATGAGTTGGTGTTGCGAACAACACCGCAGGAGACCCCCATAAAGCCTTCTGAAACGGCTAACGACCGAAGACATCGCACATTACGAGTTgacttggtaaatggtaaatggactgcatttatatcgcttttatccaaagcgctttacaattgatgcctctcattcgccagagcagttaggggttaggggttaggtgtcttgctcaaggacacttcgacatgcccagggcggggtttgaaccggcaaccctccgactgccagacaatcggtcttacctcctgagcgaTGTCGCCCCTAAAAAGTGAAACTATCCTGAATAAGTGTCACCATTCACACAAGTGTCATGTCTGAATATGAACAATATGGCAAAAATGTATGTTCTGCTGATAATAGtgtcaaggaaaaaaatgttttacaagtCACCGCTTTTACTTGTGTTTCAACAAACTTATTCTGAGCCAATGGGTCCATTTGCGTGTAAgaacagcatttaaaatataGAGGATTGGCTTGGATGAATTGGAACTTTTAAGCATGTTTCTTCTATGGAAATATGGTGCCTCCATTTCGGTTTGTGAgtgaattttgtgaaataatgcaGCTCCTAACACATTTATTATGGGTTTAATCACCCTACCCCTGATACACTGAACACTAAAGCCTCAAACCTGTATTGTTCCTTAAAGGCCTACAATCCCAATCTCTCTTTTGTACGAACCATAGCACTTGACATTATGTTGTCGATGTGCTGCTATCTGCCAGTATCAGTTGTGACACTGCTGATTCGCCATTGGCTCTATTCCTTGCCTAAACCTTTATGTTTGCACTTTTGTATAtggctgtggataagagcatctgctaaatgtctaaatatAACTGTGAAGATCAGAGCAGCCCCGATAACGCCTGAAGAAACAGGGCATCGTGGGTAATCCCTTCCTGCTGAGAGTCTCTTATTCACATCATGGCACAGTGTTGCAGACTAACTTTCAGATCTAGAATGTTAGTGCCATAGGGACTGTTTACCCTTGGCTCACTTCCAATGGAgcctcccttttttttaaaaaaagcttgctGGTGGCTTGGACCAAAGGCTCTTTCACAAAACGTTAAACCAACACAGAGTTACTCTTAGCGGCTAGTCCTGTCGCATGTCAAACAGCAGGTCATTCCAATGGACTCATGTCCTTTTGCCCAATCGGTCACTTCTTCACTGAGCGGTCTGTCAGAGTGACAGCTCTCTTTTGTGGGCTGTGTATCTTCTGGAGACAGTCACAGGCAACAAACGCCATTATGAgcatcatattttaaaaaatgatgtatgtGAATTTTACcgtttatattacattttcaaaagctaaatggaaatatgtttttttttaggtaaatTTAGCAAAAAGCTTGCAAGGTAACAAAGCTGAGTAAAAGTTTAGGAATATGATCTCGGAGAGAAAATTTGaatgtatgttttaattttccttCTTAAGCAAATGAggtaatttcaatttatttataacTTTATATCCACctgtaattagattttttttctcagactcCTCTCCCTTAAATTTGAATCATTGTTATTATAGCtttattagttttatttcaaGGCTTAcgatacccctccccccacccccaaaagcTTGTTtgttcaggagagagagagctgtagaaAAATAGGGCGATTAACTAACTTCAACTTGGTAGCTGTTCTAGAACGTTCACTCAAAAGTGAGAGACCTTCTGCTGGAGATTGGTCCTAAAAGTGTACGATCACTTCAATTTCTGTCGCCTCGCCTTCTGTTCTGTGAGGGAAACGATGGCCCCGTCAGCCGAATGCGTCTGTGAGGCCTCGGCGCCCCCTTTAGGCCCACCCCGGGGGCGGCTCGTCGCAGAGAAACCCCCACTGCGGAGCCAGCGCCCCCCTGCCTTAGAGACCCAGGCAGTCTGGAGCTTTAGGCTACATTTAAGCGTAGCGTACATATGCTAGGATGCTACATTTAAAGCTGGTGGACTGGTTCATTCCCAGCTGGGTTGTTGAGGGCACCTGCAAGCGCTCCTCCCCAACTCATTTATCGCTTTTAATAACGACGAAATGTGAGGATTAGCTAATGGTAAGCGCTTGCACCCGAGAGGGCGGTTCTGATTGGTCGGTGCTTTGGGCGAATGGTGCTCCGCAAAGCTCCCGTTTCTGTGCCACTGAGCTTGGTGTGAAGCGGCGATTAATGGTGACCCCAGATTTCGGCGCTCTCCGCCTTTCGACCCCTCCCGCTCTGACGCGCGTTCGTCCCCCATCGCCGCTGTTAACAGGTCACCGGGGTCCTTTCCCCTCTGGAATAGGAGGCCTTCACAAACGCCCGATCGGCAGGCGGAGCGTTGGGTACTCAAGCCCAAAACAGACAGGGCGATGTTTCTTCTCCCTGTCTGGGCcggggctgtggggtggggggactgTGAAACTAACAGGTTAAACCTGGAAATATTTCACTTGGAACCACTGCTCCCCACACATCGAACGCTCGTGGATGTTACCGTAAGCGACGGATACTCGAAGGCTCTCTTATATCGCAGGCTTGGTGGCCGCAGTGCGTAAACGGTGCGTCAGCAGTGCGTAAACAGCACAGCATGCATCTCGTCCGTCTGCGTCCGTTCCGTTCACTTAGCATCTCAT
Above is a genomic segment from Anguilla rostrata isolate EN2019 chromosome 16, ASM1855537v3, whole genome shotgun sequence containing:
- the si:ch211-266k8.4 gene encoding TBC1 domain family member 10A — its product is MRRRSSSSSGKCTSRRRNDSLGFDEFGFALSKKKDQKLQHRSHDYSYPQPNTVRVKELCELLSYWNGSSFICRNQIERFIRIGIPPALRGQVWKCLLSTDALRDTSSFSYQKCLREIRGPLVDLGVSEYSILSAIATLSETENEMGCAPSPPQPPEASVFSCSDVAIFRQIALDLQRSFPTHRSLMGDSAEAIEGQAKLFRVLTAYARYNPLIGYCQGMSYIAAVLLMNLAEEEAFWALVALLEKPKYLSGLFDHSLDKIQHQARVFHQLLKHRKPQLSQHIEDLGVSSLHFVMPWFLTLFTSLPCWDSVLAVWDLIMLQGLLAVFRVGLAVLELLEPRLLQMTDEGLMLPTLLRVPVEVSQHCVLVPALWGTEVQEWEIDCMNGLVLEETGEGRHQQEKESGPSTPRAGAEDGRRGKERPARTPATEARKPAKKEAGGGAKSVFARMLRTARRYLGDVGRGLSAESKPSPPKNAAVAAAGRFPRGARPSSSLTRVQMRSRKKSQRGTFQRSAAGRVKKAALPSQDSDGGVPDPGPEPALRRRSSGPVGRVARRRSSCHPPRGRSLRLLRPAAGTAPPPNPGTPPPDPADSPGASAFR